A part of Candidatus Saccharibacteria bacterium genomic DNA contains:
- a CDS encoding SDR family NAD(P)-dependent oxidoreductase: protein MQKILITGGSGGIGYALARVAAAHGHDIVLAARNVEHLALAQQTLQKDHKISVDIKQADLSKPGAARKLYDELKSDGIEILVNNAGFGLVGDFFKEDIADNIDMVQLNAQALMELTHYFGNDFIKKKRGKILNVASVAAFVPGPKQPVYYATKAFVRSFSRALALWHLTA, encoded by the coding sequence ATGCAAAAGATACTTATCACTGGGGGGTCGGGCGGGATTGGTTACGCGTTAGCGCGGGTCGCTGCAGCGCATGGTCATGACATCGTCCTCGCGGCACGGAATGTCGAGCATCTCGCGCTCGCTCAGCAAACACTGCAAAAAGACCACAAGATAAGTGTTGACATTAAACAAGCGGATTTATCAAAACCGGGCGCAGCACGAAAACTTTACGACGAGCTAAAGAGTGACGGTATCGAGATACTCGTCAACAATGCCGGCTTTGGATTGGTCGGTGATTTTTTCAAAGAAGACATCGCCGATAACATAGACATGGTGCAACTAAACGCCCAGGCATTAATGGAACTGACGCACTATTTTGGTAATGATTTCATAAAGAAAAAGCGAGGGAAGATCCTGAATGTTGCGTCAGTCGCAGCATTTGTGCCCGGCCCGAAACAACCGGTGTACTATGCGACAAAGGCTTTTGTGAGAAGCTTCTCGCGAGCACTTGCTCTATGGCACCTCACGGCGTGA
- a CDS encoding GNAT family N-acetyltransferase, protein MDIIEATPSHLPTIIEMGEMLQNESKAYEPELIFNYDKSYRHYANELSNPDARVIIAVVDKEIVGYQYSFVTVLDYLSSHNRECTLEALYVDPKFRNQGIGATLMREAVAWASDIMKVDRVKANIYSNNRPSASIHEKYGFAPYCTEYIKLINSNEPPRA, encoded by the coding sequence ATGGATATTATCGAAGCAACCCCGAGCCACCTACCCACTATTATTGAGATGGGCGAGATGCTGCAAAATGAATCAAAAGCATACGAACCAGAACTCATTTTTAATTATGATAAATCATATAGGCACTATGCAAACGAACTCTCTAACCCAGATGCCCGCGTTATCATTGCGGTTGTAGACAAAGAAATTGTAGGATACCAGTACAGTTTTGTTACAGTTTTAGATTATCTATCATCGCACAACCGTGAATGCACACTTGAGGCTTTATATGTTGACCCAAAGTTTCGAAATCAGGGTATTGGTGCTACTCTCATGCGAGAGGCTGTAGCGTGGGCAAGCGACATCATGAAGGTCGATCGTGTTAAAGCCAATATCTATAGTAATAACAGGCCTTCCGCGTCAATCCATGAAAAATATGGTTTCGCTCCCTACTGCACTGAATATATCAAGCTAATCAATAGCAACGAACCGCCACGCGCATAG
- a CDS encoding kinase translates to MPSTLIIIRGNSGSGKTTVAKELRSRIGDGLSDNTLLVQQDVLRRDMLRERDMLEKRSVIELIELVVEFGRRQGRTVILEGILATKKYGPMLQQLASQFDEAHVYYLDIPFDETLRRHATKPNAHEFGEKEMREWWNEKDYLHIDGEKLLDKSKSVEDITTQIIADVGNA, encoded by the coding sequence ATGCCCTCAACACTCATTATCATTCGCGGAAATTCGGGGAGCGGGAAGACGACTGTCGCCAAAGAACTGCGCAGTAGAATTGGTGACGGTTTGAGCGACAACACCCTGCTTGTCCAGCAAGATGTGCTGCGACGTGACATGCTGCGAGAGCGCGATATGCTAGAGAAACGCTCGGTGATTGAGCTAATCGAATTGGTGGTAGAGTTCGGCCGTAGACAAGGGAGAACTGTGATACTCGAAGGGATACTTGCTACAAAAAAGTATGGTCCAATGCTTCAACAATTAGCCAGTCAGTTTGATGAAGCACATGTGTACTACCTCGACATACCGTTTGATGAAACGCTGCGAAGGCACGCCACTAAACCAAATGCCCACGAATTTGGAGAAAAAGAAATGCGCGAATGGTGGAACGAGAAGGACTACCTACACATAGATGGCGAGAAGCTACTCGATAAATCTAAGAGTGTCGAAGATATCACTACTCAAATTATCGCTGATGTTGGTAATGCGTAG